A region of the Peredibacter starrii genome:
AGATTCTGTGGAAGATCGTACCACTCTGAAGAAGCGTTTTAGCGTGAGCGAAAAGGTTCTTTAATTCGATACCTTTCACTTCATCCGCGTTACCGTTCATCAAAATCTTTTTACCTTCAGCAATCAGACTGCGGTACTTCTCAACATCGAAATCTTCTTTATTAACGAACTCTTTAATCGCATCGTAGGCCTGATCCATTGTAAATAGAACTTCCTGATCGCGGTTATTCAAATCACCTTGAGTCACGATGTCGTAAAGGTCATTTACGTCACGTTTTAGAAGTTGAAGGATCGACTCCTGATTCAGAATAATGTACTTGTAGCGAACAGCATCCAGACCAATCAAAAGAAGGTGGTCAAAGTTAAGGATAAGCTTCTCTAGTTCAATGTGAGTTAAGTGATCTTCGTCACCACCAAGCATAAGCTTCTTAACAAAAAGAACCTTCTTTACACCTTCGATGTCTTCACGTGTATCTTCAGTCGTGAAGCTTTCTAGGAGATCCATAATGTTTAGCTTATGGATATTTCCGCCACGATCAGATTTAAAGATTTTACGAAGTGACTGAACGATCGCCTTGTTGGCAGTTGAAACTCGGTCACGGTGGTTTTGGTGAAGAGCATATGTAACTTCAGATTCGTTCTGAAAAATCGGTCCGAAGTTTAAAGAGGCCTCACGGTTAAATACCACGGCAAAGTTAATGACCTTATCTACTGTTTCTTTCGAAATATAATCAGGATCTTCACCCGCAATTAAGTGACCAAGGTCAAATACGGCCTTAAGGGCCTTCACTACTTCCGGCTGAACGTCTGGACGGAAAACGCGAAGATATTCTTCCAGTTGAACTCGAGATAAGTGACCTGGTTTTCCAGATTTTACCACGCGGATGAACAAGTGAAGGTTTTCACCAAGACATTGAATCTGAGACTCAATGTTTCTATTCATGATCTCTGAAAACTCATTCATATCGAGTTCGCAGTTCACTTCGAATTGAGATGTCGAAAGCTCTTTCTTCTTAACTTTACTGCCTAATAAATCTCCGCAACCACTAAGTGAAAGCATCAATACAGCAAGCAGAAGAATGAATTTCATCTTAAAAAACATATCTTAGTGCTCCAAAAACAGCGTCATTGTTCTTATAGGGAGACCAGTAAGACTTCCCGTCACCTGGTGTTCCAATCATATTCACGCCAAAATTCATAAGTAGTTCTTGAGTGACTTTATAACTCGCTCGGAGCATGACCAGACGATCAGTCGTCAGCATGTCGAACTTGCCATCTGCCGAAAGAGTCAGGAAACGGCCAAAGTTTCGAGAAGCAAAAATATTAACTGCCTGGTTCCAACGTGGATCTAAAGCGAGATCGTCTTTATCTCTATCGAACGGGCTCAAACGAGCAACGTAGTTCATAGCAATAGTGTAAAGATCGTTCGATCTAGAGATACCACCACCAACGTAATCTTCACGACGCTTTTGGTTTTTGATCTCTGTATACTTCACATCTTCCTGAACATCAGGATTCGTCTGAGGTCTTACTGCAATACCAGAAACGTACATTTCAAAATCGAGGTTTCTGTACTTCAAAGTCGAACCGTATACATCGTGGTAATAGAACTTTGGGGCGACGTTGGCGTTAATAACTTTTCCAACGATATCCACGTTTACATCTACGTCGGCCGTAAGTTGGTTCTCCGGCTTACGCATAATAAATGTGTCCGCTACCCAGTGCTTTGATTCGTAACCAAGATTGGCACCAATTGTATAACGATAAATCACTTCATTAATTTGTGGGTAATCAACATCATAGTTGATCTTCATCGGAACACCCTGATAGACCGTGCTACTTGCAGGAGGATCTGCCCATGGGCTTCGAGAAGTGATTGTTTTATCTTTCTTATCGATATCAAGAGGTGGGTTCGTTTCAGGAACATAAAGACCTGAAAGGAAAGTTCTGTATCTCATACCGTTTGAAGATTTTCTTTCGTAAGCAAGACCAATGAGACCTTCTTGACCTGGAAGAAAATAATCAAAGTTACGACGGTTATTAACTTTACCGAATCCCCAGACTGCATCCACGGTTGACCACGGAACAATCTGACGACCAACTTTTAGTGAATCTTTCGATGTAAGATTTCCACCAACATAGGCCTCTTGAAGAGAGTACTGAGTTAAGCTTTGATCGTTAACTTGTGCCGCTGCTGTGAAGCGAGTTTCTAATCCACGAGTGTATGTTGTGTTGTTGTTCTTATAATAATCAAATTCAAAGTCTGCGTTATAACGGTTACCTGGAACGTTACCAACATTACCGTGGGCCTGGTTACTCATGGCACCTAAGTGGCCATTAATATAGGAATTAGTCGCCGCGTGACCCATACTAGTCACTAAAATCATGCTCCCTAATGTCCAGTTGCGATAGCTTCTAAGCACTGAGTAAACCTTCCTTAAACAAATATGATTACTTACATTATCCCTAAAATTTAAACTTTCTATTTACGCATTGTATCAAGGCAAGACCTATCACTCGCCTCACTGTGTAAACCTTACCTGCCCCTGTCACCACAGCAGTCACCTGTAAACAGTTCAAAAGACAGAACTTTTTATTTGCCCAGGATTAAGTAAGGGAATACTATGCGGCTGACCTTTTCACTCAAATAAAGGAAAACCTCTGATGAAAAAGCTAAGTACTGGAATTTTAATGGGTTTTTTCGCTGTTATGGGTCTTGCCCATGCAGATAGCAGCCGCTACCACCCAAATCACCTCTTCGTAAAAATGAAGGCCGGTGAATCTCTTGTTCAATCACCTCTTATCAAAAGCTCTAAGAAACTATTTGGAAGCCTATACCTTGTTAAAACAACAAGCGCTGACAAATTGGCCGAAACTCTAGCATCTGATGAGTCAATTGAATACGTTCAAAAAGACTTCTATGCTGGAAAATCAGCAATGCCTAAGCACGAAGTTCTAAATGAAGGTGGCCTTCTTATGAAGCAACTTCAAAATTTCGACTTTTCTGTAACTTTCAACGATCCATATACAAGCAGACTATGGGCCTTCCAAGCTAAAAATGGTCTAGATGTTATTGGTGCTTACGATTCACTTCCAGCTCGCGCTCCTCAACAAGTAATTGTTGCTGTTGCTGATACTGGTGTTGATCATAACCACGAAGATCTTAAAGATGTTATGTGGACAAACTCTCGTGAAATCCCAGGTAACGGAATCGATGACGATAACAACGGTTATATCGATGATATCCACGGTATCAACACTCTAGTAAGAGATGCTCAAGGCCGTGCGACTATGAATACAATGGCGTCTCACTGGCACGGTACTCACGTTGCCGGTACGATCGCAGCTACTCAGAACAACGGTGTAGGTATTTCTGGTGTTGCTAACAACGTAAAAATCATGGCCCTTCGTGTAGTTCCTGACGATGCGGACGAACTAGATTCAAACATTGTCGAAGCTTACCTATATGCTGCTAACAACGGTGCTAAAATCATCAACTGTTCATTCGGTAAGAAAAATAACGAAGGTGGAATGGTTGTTAGAGACACAATCAACAAGATCGCTTCAAAAGGTGTTCTAGTTGTTGTTTCTGCTGGTAACGATTCATACGGTCCAATGTCTTGGCACGATATCGATGCTAACCGCAAATACCCTGCTTCTTTCGATTCTCAAAACATGATCGTTATCGCTTCTACTCAAGCTGATGGCGCTATGTCTTCTTTCTCGAACGTTGGTAAAATTGGTGTAGACGTTGCTTCTCCAGGATCAAACATCTACTCAACAATCAACAACGGCCAATACTCAATGGCATCTGGTACATCAATGGCGGCTCCGAACGCTTCTGGTGTGGCAGCAATGGTTCTTGGATACTACCCACAAATCAAAGGTGTAGGTCTTAAGAAACTTCTTATGGACACTGTAACTCCAGTTCCAGCGTTCAAAAATCTAACTGTTACTGGTGGTCGTTTAAATCTTAAAACGGCACTTGAAGCAGCTAAGAAAGCAACTCAAAGACGTTAATTAAAAAGAAAGGGGCCTTAACGGGCCCCTTTTTTTATTTCACTAATTTTATCTAATCCAATCTTCTCCCACTTCTCCATCAACTTTTCTTCCACTCGACTGACCTCATGATCGTACCCCATGAGATGAATCATTCCGTGAATCATGAGATGGATGAATTCATCCCAGTAGCCGATCTTAAATTCCTTCGCCTGACGTTTGGTTTGTTGGTGGCAAATGGCAAGATCACCTAAAAAGAGTTCCGGCATTTTGTATGAGGCCTTTCGAAGATCCTCGTGGGCCGGAAATGAAAGCACATCTGTGACTTTATCTTTATGACGGTGCTCACGATTGAGTTCACGGATTCGAGCATCACCACAAATCATGAGGGAAACCTGAACCGTCTTTACTGATTTGAACTTTGCCTTAGGAAGAACTCCCTCTTGAAAGAGATATTCCAGGGCCTCTGAGGCATAATTCAACCATTTTGCGAGCTGTTTCTTGTCGGAGTCACTCAACTTAACTGTAGAATGATAATCGACTTGTAGGAAAGGATGTTTCTTCATAAAGGCCATGTTATCCTGTAACAGAATCTTCTGCAATATAAGGAGCTGACGGTGAGTCATCCGGAACTTGAACGTTGTATTGAGGTCATCAGGGCCCTTCGCCATCCAAAAACAGGATGCCCGTGGGATCTGGAACAGACCCATGAGACTTTGCTTAAATATTTGATCGAAGAGGCCTATGAATTTGTGGAGGCCGTGGAAAACGGTGATCCAAAACACATGGAAGAAGAAATTGGAGATGTGCTATTTCAGGTGATTCTTCACACTACCATCGGTGAGGAGAAGAAGGCCTTCTCACTAGAATCTGCCGCCAAAAATCTCGCCGATAAATTAGTTCGCAGACACCCTCATGTTTTCACGCAAAAAGATATGAAGCTCACTTCTGATGAAGTGCTGGAGAATTGGGCAAAGATCAAGGTCACTGAAAAAGGTGAACGAAAGTATACAATTGATGAAAAGTACCTTCACGCTCCTGCTCTGGAGTCGTCGTTTAAAATTGGCAAGAAATCCACAACTGTGAACTTTGATTGGCAAGATCATCAACAAGTGATGATGAAAGTCGAAGAAGAATGGCAGGAAGTAAAAGAAGAGCTGCCACCCACGGGCCAATATAATAAAGAGCGTGTGAAAGAAGAGATTGGTGATCTTCTTTTCAGTGTTGCTCAGCTTGCTCGTCATTTAGATTTGAATCCAGAAGAGTGCTTAAGAGACGCCAATAAAAAATTCATCAAGCGCTTCCAGAAAGTGGAAGACATGGTGAAGGCATCTGGCCGGAAACTAGAAGATACTCCGCAGGAAGAGCTGGAAGAATACTGGGTTAAAGTAAAAAAAGTATGAAGTTGAAGTCAAAATTCATCAAACTTAACGAGGCCCAAAGACTATATGGTTTGGATAAACCCATCATCGGTCTTACGGGGGGAATTGCAACAGGTAAAAGTACTGTGACCAAACTCCTTGAGGCCCAGGGTCTGGTGGTACTGGACGCTGATCGTTTAGTGAAATCAATCTATCAGACCCAAGAAGCAAAAGATTTCATCAAAACAAACTTCCCGGAAACTTGGGTAAACAGTGAAATTAATTTTCAGAAGCTAAGGGAACTCTTTTTCCATAATCCTAAAACGAAAGAAGCAGTTGAAGGCTTTATCTATGCTCGCCTCCCTCAGGCATTTGCAAATGCGGCCGCTCAGAATACCAAGCAACCTTTCTATATTTATGATGTCCCTCTTCTCTTTGAGAAAGGTCTGGATCAGAAAATGGATCTTTCCGTTCTTGTGTACGCTCCAAGGAAAATTCAAAGAGCAAGACTGATGGATCGGGACGGACATATCGAAGAAATGGCAGAAAAAATTCTTACTCATCAGCTAGATATCGAAGATAAGAAACTAAAAGCGAATTTTGTGATTGATAACTCTGCGGGAATGGAAGAACTTGCAGCAGAAGTTAAACAATTTCTGCTACAAGTCTTTGAATAATTACTTTTTAATTGGCATGCACTTACCTCTGGCCGGACTTAGAAACCCCGCCTCTTCGGTCTGCACACATCTAAGACCTTTGTCACAAGTGTATTCCTGATTGCCGCTCGAAAGACGCTTTCCTTTGGCGTCCAGAACGATACAGCTTTGTCCTTGTTGACCTCTGAGCTCACATTGCATGAACTTTTCTCTGGTGTTCTCCACACAGCGGGCCTTGTTATTATTTTTTGCCAGTGTGATCACTTCTTTTTTAAACCAATCGCCACAGTGGGCATCCGTAGCGCATTTATTTTTTGGATGGGTGAAACGAAGACTTGCCACCATGTTCTTCATCATCACATTAAGCGCACCTTTTACAGTGAGATTATTTGTTACACGCGCATTTAAGAAATCATTATGACAAAGCTCGACCATTGAGTTCATCGTTACTTTCTTTCCAGCGATTTGTTCCGGAAGGAGTAAGCGTCGAGAAGCGATATTCACTGAATTAGAAAATTTCTTGGATACACCGGTAGAACCACCAATTCCCGCAAAAGTAAAACCACCCGCACCGGCGTATTCAGTTTCAAACTCTAGATCAGCATCACAGTTAAAGCTAATGAAGCGTCTTTTGTTTTTTACCACTCTTCCCATGCGGTCATAAGTCGTGAAGTCAAAAGAACCATCAGATTTAAGGGCCGGCTGCATGCCTTCCGTATTAACCGTCACATTTGTTTTATATTCACGTCTAAAAGCAATGGCGGGACCTGCTTCCACACCGATTCCCATGAACTCAACTCTAACTTGTAGAGAAATTTTTGAATCTACCTTACGACTATCAACCGATTTCATGGTATTGCCAGCGGAACTGATCCAATCAACACTTTCTCTGTCTGAAGTAAGTGATTCAAGAATATCGGCTTTTTTAGTGTAATTAAGTCTGCGGTTATCACTGGTTGCCATGGCCGGCGGAAGCATGTCCACACCTTCTTCGTTCAAGAAGTTAGATCGCTCCTCCACTCCCTGCATTAAGGCCATTTGAAGATTTGATAGATCTAAATCAGCAGAAACGGCCCCTCTTTGAAGAGCTTCCAGTGTATCAAGAGAGATTTTTCTCATTTCATCCTGAAGATCAGGTGAAACAAGCATAAGGTCTTTTTCAACAGCATTGCGAATCTCTTCGGCGGCCTCGTCAGCATTGCCCGATGACTCAAGTGCGGCCTCATAGGCCTTGATGATTTGAATTTTTACTTTTTCAGCGAGTAACTGCGCTTCATTCTCGGCACGCTTTTCTAATGATAGGTTGAGCTTCTCGTAATTAAGTTCACGATGGAAGGCCTCAACACCTAGAGATGTTGATTTGGTGAGCTCTTCAAGGAACTCCACTCGGTTCTTCTTTTCTTCGAAACTTACCGATCCCATGGCGGAAAATGAAAAGAGAGCTGCCATAAAGATCCAACGCGTATTCAACATAGATACTCCTCACTATTGAGGACATTGTATGAGGAATCGATGATCCAATCTTTAGGTTTCGAAAGGGCAGTAAAGTTTACAACTGGCCCTTGTCAAAAATTTAGACAGTGAGCTTACTTGGGTATTGGAAGTTCTGGATTTTTTTAAGCCACGGATCCTGGAATGAAAGAGCGACCGCTACGAGTTTTAGACCCTCTCTATTCTTATTTCCTTTACCGTACTTGGGATCACCCATAATCGGATGACCTATATGATCCAGGTGGCGTCGAATCTGATGAAGCCTACCGGTTTCGATGGTGACTTTTAAGTGACTTTGATTGTTTCTCGAGGCCAGAACTTCAATGTGCGTAATCGCCTCTTTATCGTCGAGAGAGGCATTGATCGTTTGCTTTGAACCTACTTCCATCTCACCCAAGACCACGGCTTCGTAGGTCTTAGAAATAAGGTTCTTTTGAAAGAGGTCACCCAGCATTCCGGCTGCCTTTGAATTGTAGCCGACGATCATGGGACCTTGGGTCTCACGATCAAGGCGGTGAACGAGAAACACTTCTTTCTTTCGGGCGACTTCTACATAACGAAGTAATGAAGCATGATCTCCGGCTTGTGAACCTTGTGGAACCACACCTGCGGCCTTAATCCAGACTCCATAGTTCTGGTCTTCATATAGACACTCTGATTCTGTTACGGCCGGAAGTTTTAGAACTTTCGGGTCATAGAAACATTGCACGAGATCCTGCGGACCAACCTGTTCTTTAAGACCACGAATGCGAAGGGTCTTGCCCTTGGCATTTCGTTGAATCCAGACCGCACCCTTCTGGGCGGCATCTGCTAGTTCTTGTTCAGGGAGTTTAGTGAGCTTTTGAAGAAATTCTCCCAGCGTAGTTCGCTGGGAGAAGAATTTACTTACGGGAGCTTTAAAAATTCTCATTTAAGAAAGGAACGACTCAAGGGTCTCAGTCGACATTGCCTTGGCCTCATGGACCTTATTCAGGTCTTTTTTCATCAGAACATGAAGGCACTTGAAGCTTTCGATGATCTTGGCCTCATCAGTAGATTGTGCTTTCTGAATTCCAAGAAGAGCTTCTTTCATTTCGTGTTCTTTTTGAGAAGTCGTGAAATTGAAGTTGGTCTGCTCAACTGGTGATTTCTCATGCATCATGTGAAGCTTATTAAGAAGTACATCCAGCTGAGAAAGCTTCTTATCAAGTGTGTGAACATTGAAATCTAGTCTCGCCAGTTCATCTTTATATCTCATGGCAAGCTTCTGTTGGGCCTCATCAAGCGGCGGAAGTTGCCCGAATAGTGAGTTATTGATCGAAATAAGTTTGGCCTTAACTTCCATCAATTCAAACTTCAGCTTCTTATAATCAGTTTTAACGCCTTCAAGTTGAGTCATGATGTCCATGGTGTCCTTGGTCTTCTTGGTTAGTTCAAGGGTCACTTGCTGCATTTTCTGTGCATCTGTCTTTAAATCATCATTGTGCTGAAGGATCGACTTATTAATGTGCATAAGTGATTCCATTCTTTCTACTGAACCAAGGAAGGTATCGCGTAGATCGTTTGCAAGCTGGAACTCCTGCTTAATGATGTCTTTCTTTTCTTCTTCGATTTCTCTCATGCCTTCGATTGTCTCAACATACGATTCATTTTCTTTCTCAAGATTACGAATGGTATGAAGGCATTCATTTTTTTCACCATTTAATCTTTCAAATAGAGTGACCAGTGTCTTATAAAGATCATTCAGATCATTGTTCTTAAAGTCTTTTTCAAGAAGACGAATTTGATCCTCATCCAGGCTATCTTCATTCCAGTGAGTGATGAAACGGTTGAGAGCTTCACGAGAAAGGTTCACTTGCTCATTGATCGCCTCTTTCACCGAAACCAGAGGATAGAAGAAAACCATTACGCGGTCTTCACGGTTCACATTGATGGGAGTTACATACATCTCGTAAGGTTGAGAGGGAGCGTACTCGTCTTGCTTAACTTTCACAGGATAGATGCCAGCAATCTTGTTTACCAGGGCCTGATAGATTGGATCTTCATCAAGATTCAGGTAATCACGAAGATAATCCCAATTAAAAGCATCACTTCTAACTTCTTCTTCGCTTAGGTAGAACTGCTCAAGGAAAAGGTGGTTGAACCAAGTTAGTTTGAAATTAGTATCAATCATACACCCACCGAACGGCAGACCAGTATGAAGCATTGAACCCAGGTTCAATTTGATTTTCAATTCATCTAAAAGACGAACGATATCGTCACGAGTAAGATCTGAGTAATGGTCCATCATGAAACGCTGATCGCCCATGATGCCTTTCTCGATCACACCTTTAACTTCCATCTCAACTTGTTCGCCCATTTTCACTTTCTGCCAACGGAACAAGTAGGCCAGACCCATCCAAGCAATCACGAGGAAGCCCACCATTCCAGCCAGCATCAGCACGAGTTGGTTTTGTTTTTGGAAGCGCATGCCTTGGATGTCAGAGGCCTTCTTTTCTACATCAATCATCCATTGCGAGAGAGCGAGTGAAGCTTGAGTAACATGGGCCTTAACATCACGAGATTGTGAACTTAGACTTCCAAGAAGCTCAAGTTCATTATTCATAGATGTGAAACGATCCAGAAGAGCTTGTTTTTCACCATCAGTCAAAGAAGAACCACTTACAAGATTTTCCAGACGCTTAAGATCAGTGCGAAGGTAGCTTACTTGAACAGAACCACTTACATTTTTTGGATTGAGTTGATCCAGACGTTCTTTCATTCTTTCAGCGAGAAGTTCAACGTTGCTATATTTTTTGCTTTTAGCAACATCGTAAAGCGAAGCAACTTTATTGCGAAGGACTTTAAGGGCATCAGAAGGATCTGACATTCCGCTGGTGTTGTTGATGAGACGATTAAAAGTACGCATACCAAGGCTTAAATCTTTGCTCGATTTAATCTCTAGTAGCTCTTCGGTCTCAGCAATTTTTTGCGAGAGTTCGCGAATCTTATCGTTGGCCTTGTCGGGTTGTGCCCATGACAAGTGCTTTCCGATTTTCTCGAAGCTCATATCTTTCTTAAAGTGATTAATAAGAGAGTTTATTTTGAGGCCACGCTCTTCTTCCGTACTTTGCAAATGATTTAATCTCAAAGCAAAGAGAGTCGAGCCCACGCCAATTATGACAGCAATAACAAATATTCCGTGTATTACCCACTGTCCGCGATTAAAGGTCTTTTTCCAATCCATTGAAGTCACCCTTTTTAAGTAAAATCCTGTACTTAATTTTCTGACAAATTGCGACGGATTGGCTACCAGCTTTAAAAAATAAAAAAAGCCCGAGTTGTTAACTCGGGCTTCGTTTTTAAAAACTTTGTTTGGGAAATTAGCTGGCGAGATCTTCGTAAGACTCGAACTGGTTACGAAGCTTGGCCTTAAGCTTTAGGATCGCCTGAGTGTGAAGCTGAGACACACGTGACTCAGTTACATCCAGAACCTGGCCAATTTCTTTCAGGTTAAGGTCTTCGAAGTAGTAAAGAGAAAGAACCAGGCGCTGCTTTTCAGGAAGGGCCTTAATACCTTCTTTGATGATCTCCTGAGCGCGCTTATAACCAACAGCTGTCTGAGGGTTGGCACCACGAGAAGTCTCCATAAGAGAGACCATGAGCTTCTTATCACCTTTACTCATTGCCGCTGCATCTTCGATATTCAGAAGAGAGACCGACTTTGATTTATTGATAAGCTCATGGAACTCATCCATCGAACACTGTAAGTGTTCGCACATTTCTTCATCTGTAGCTGGACGGCCCAGGTCTTTTTCAAGCTTGGCATACGCCTTCTCTACTAGCTTGGCCTTTTCACGAACTGAACGAGGTACCCAGTCCTGAGAGCGAAGTTCATCAAGAATCGCTCCGCGGATACGGAATTCAGCATATGTTTTAAATTTGTTATCACGTGATGGATCGAATTTCTCAATGGCATCCATAAGACCGATAACACCACATGAGATCATGTCATCAAGTTCAATATTTGGTGGAAGACGAGAAGCGATCTTCTGGGCGATATAACGAACGAGTGGAGCGTATTCAAGAATAATTTCATCTTTGACCTTAGGGTCAACAGTTGAACGGTAGTCTTTTAAATTTTTAAGTTTGGCCGTGAGTGATGACATTTTTGAGCTCTCCTGCTTTTACCGTTTAGTGAACATCGTGTTCATAGGCCAACTGACTTGTCCCATTCAGAGGAGAAGTCAGCGGTCCACCTACTTTTTCGGTGAACCCATATAAAAGTTTAACGAAGTTTTTATTCCATTCATTTTTGTTTTCAGAGAGGAAAAAAGTATCAAATCCTGAGGCATCTACATCGAATTTCTGGATCCCTCCAAGGATATGCGTGCGAGCACCAAGGAAATTCTCGATAGTTTCACTCAGGGTCATCACCACTTTCTGGAACTGTTTCTCGCTCTGATACATGTTCACCAGAAGATGGTTCTCTTTGATCCCGAAGCGGGTCGCAAGAAGCTTCACCAGTGAGTATGAATCAGTGATTGATGATTTATCCGGAGTCACAATCACCCAACGGTGATCGCAATAAGCGTTTAACGTAAGGATTTCTCTAGACACCCCTGCCGGGCAATCAAGCAGGATGAAATCGTATTCATGCTCATGTGAAGCGATAATATCGATGATGATTTCGTCGAAGTTTAGTTTTGATTCAAAGACCGAGATTGAACCGTTACATGCCGGAAGCAAGTGGAAGTTTCCTTGCTGAATCAGGCAATCTTCGAAATTCGCCTCTGCAGAGAGAAGTTTTTCGAATTTATTATCAAGGGGAAGACCCATCTTGATCGCTGTATTTGAAAGATTTGAATCGCAATCAATCAAGAGTGTGCGGTGACCAGCGAGTGCCAGTTCTTTTGCAGTCTTTAATGCGATTGAGGTTTTACCTACTCCGCCCTTTCCACCCGTGATGGAAATTTTAGTACAGGCGAAATCACTAGCTCGTCTTAGTTCTGACTTCTTGGTGGGATTGTTCGTGGTCGAAAACGATTGAAGCCACTCGCTAGTTTTGTGCATAAACCTCCTGTTAATTGCACATCATTGAAGCTTTAGATCTTGCCTAACATCCTGTCGGGCCTAAATAGAGCTAGAGCTTTGAGAACTTAGAACTGAAAGAGACCTGACATCAGTCTTTCAGCTGTCGCACCTTCGATATCATCCGGAACTACTGGTCCTGTTCCGAAGAATTTGAGAGGAAGCTTGTTGTGGGCCTTATGAACGTTGAAGAGAGCTCCGAAGTTCATACAGAGGTCCACATGAGAAATGATAACACCGTCTACAATCTCCTTGTATCGGGCAATTATTTTTCGGTTATATAATTCAGAGTGAATCGCCGAAAGTGTGCATAGAACTTCTACGTGCTGGAAACCACGTTTCAAAGTCTCAACGAATTTTTTTGTTTCATCCGTGTATTTGCTATTCAGGCGTACATCCACCAGGACAGATTTGCCGGCTTCCACCGCTTTACGAGATAGGCCTACTACTTCTGAGAAGTTTTGCACCTTCTCGACCTTGATTCCAAACACCTGGGCGGCAAAGTCCGTAGAAGCGTTATTTTGAGCGTCTTGTGAGTACTGGATAAGAACCACGTCCTTCTTCAGAACCGCGATTTTAGTGCCCATTGTGCTTTGACCAGAGGCCGCTTCAGAAACCAGAACCGTCACTACCGGCTCGCCTGATTCGATTTTTGCAAATAGAGGAATCGAAGTATTAATTGAGCTCGCCATTTCCTGCAGAGCAAATTCGAAAATCACATCTGGATTCTCAAGATCTTCTTTCGAAAGTT
Encoded here:
- a CDS encoding RluA family pseudouridine synthase, which produces MRIFKAPVSKFFSQRTTLGEFLQKLTKLPEQELADAAQKGAVWIQRNAKGKTLRIRGLKEQVGPQDLVQCFYDPKVLKLPAVTESECLYEDQNYGVWIKAAGVVPQGSQAGDHASLLRYVEVARKKEVFLVHRLDRETQGPMIVGYNSKAAGMLGDLFQKNLISKTYEAVVLGEMEVGSKQTINASLDDKEAITHIEVLASRNNQSHLKVTIETGRLHQIRRHLDHIGHPIMGDPKYGKGNKNREGLKLVAVALSFQDPWLKKIQNFQYPSKLTV
- a CDS encoding MinD/ParA family ATP-binding protein, with product MHKTSEWLQSFSTTNNPTKKSELRRASDFACTKISITGGKGGVGKTSIALKTAKELALAGHRTLLIDCDSNLSNTAIKMGLPLDNKFEKLLSAEANFEDCLIQQGNFHLLPACNGSISVFESKLNFDEIIIDIIASHEHEYDFILLDCPAGVSREILTLNAYCDHRWVIVTPDKSSITDSYSLVKLLATRFGIKENHLLVNMYQSEKQFQKVVMTLSETIENFLGARTHILGGIQKFDVDASGFDTFFLSENKNEWNKNFVKLLYGFTEKVGGPLTSPLNGTSQLAYEHDVH
- a CDS encoding FliA/WhiG family RNA polymerase sigma factor; translated protein: MSSLTAKLKNLKDYRSTVDPKVKDEIILEYAPLVRYIAQKIASRLPPNIELDDMISCGVIGLMDAIEKFDPSRDNKFKTYAEFRIRGAILDELRSQDWVPRSVREKAKLVEKAYAKLEKDLGRPATDEEMCEHLQCSMDEFHELINKSKSVSLLNIEDAAAMSKGDKKLMVSLMETSRGANPQTAVGYKRAQEIIKEGIKALPEKQRLVLSLYYFEDLNLKEIGQVLDVTESRVSQLHTQAILKLKAKLRNQFESYEDLAS
- the coaE gene encoding dephospho-CoA kinase (Dephospho-CoA kinase (CoaE) performs the final step in coenzyme A biosynthesis.) — protein: MKLKSKFIKLNEAQRLYGLDKPIIGLTGGIATGKSTVTKLLEAQGLVVLDADRLVKSIYQTQEAKDFIKTNFPETWVNSEINFQKLRELFFHNPKTKEAVEGFIYARLPQAFANAAAQNTKQPFYIYDVPLLFEKGLDQKMDLSVLVYAPRKIQRARLMDRDGHIEEMAEKILTHQLDIEDKKLKANFVIDNSAGMEELAAEVKQFLLQVFE
- the mazG gene encoding nucleoside triphosphate pyrophosphohydrolase, translating into MSHPELERCIEVIRALRHPKTGCPWDLEQTHETLLKYLIEEAYEFVEAVENGDPKHMEEEIGDVLFQVILHTTIGEEKKAFSLESAAKNLADKLVRRHPHVFTQKDMKLTSDEVLENWAKIKVTEKGERKYTIDEKYLHAPALESSFKIGKKSTTVNFDWQDHQQVMMKVEEEWQEVKEELPPTGQYNKERVKEEIGDLLFSVAQLARHLDLNPEECLRDANKKFIKRFQKVEDMVKASGRKLEDTPQEELEEYWVKVKKV
- the ybeY gene encoding rRNA maturation RNase YbeY, with the translated sequence MKKHPFLQVDYHSTVKLSDSDKKQLAKWLNYASEALEYLFQEGVLPKAKFKSVKTVQVSLMICGDARIRELNREHRHKDKVTDVLSFPAHEDLRKASYKMPELFLGDLAICHQQTKRQAKEFKIGYWDEFIHLMIHGMIHLMGYDHEVSRVEEKLMEKWEKIGLDKISEIKKGAR
- a CDS encoding S8 family peptidase, with the protein product MKKLSTGILMGFFAVMGLAHADSSRYHPNHLFVKMKAGESLVQSPLIKSSKKLFGSLYLVKTTSADKLAETLASDESIEYVQKDFYAGKSAMPKHEVLNEGGLLMKQLQNFDFSVTFNDPYTSRLWAFQAKNGLDVIGAYDSLPARAPQQVIVAVADTGVDHNHEDLKDVMWTNSREIPGNGIDDDNNGYIDDIHGINTLVRDAQGRATMNTMASHWHGTHVAGTIAATQNNGVGISGVANNVKIMALRVVPDDADELDSNIVEAYLYAANNGAKIINCSFGKKNNEGGMVVRDTINKIASKGVLVVVSAGNDSYGPMSWHDIDANRKYPASFDSQNMIVIASTQADGAMSSFSNVGKIGVDVASPGSNIYSTINNGQYSMASGTSMAAPNASGVAAMVLGYYPQIKGVGLKKLLMDTVTPVPAFKNLTVTGGRLNLKTALEAAKKATQRR